The following are encoded together in the Acetobacter vaccinii genome:
- a CDS encoding RNA-binding protein, which yields MNEEYVPEHDSPLDGGLEAEAKATHRRCIVTRTEGLPAEMVRFAISPAGVLVPDLDARLPGRGIWLSARRDVIEQARIRGAFARAARMQLQVPDDLPTQVEAGLLRRMIEIVGLARRAGQAVSGFVKVREWMAQHRVGAIVHALDGSREERDRLLSGGRDIPVIETLTSVELARIFGRERVVNVALAAGGLATRLCNENKRFAGVSQDSSRVLPDLSGGRV from the coding sequence GTGAACGAAGAGTACGTGCCAGAACATGACAGCCCGCTTGACGGCGGGCTGGAGGCGGAGGCCAAGGCCACCCACCGGCGGTGTATTGTTACCCGTACCGAGGGGTTGCCCGCCGAAATGGTGCGCTTTGCCATTTCGCCTGCCGGTGTGCTGGTGCCCGATTTGGACGCACGGCTGCCGGGACGGGGAATCTGGTTGAGTGCCCGGCGGGATGTGATAGAACAGGCTCGCATTCGTGGTGCGTTCGCACGCGCCGCCCGGATGCAGCTACAGGTACCGGACGATCTGCCCACCCAGGTGGAGGCAGGTCTGCTCCGGCGTATGATCGAAATCGTGGGGCTGGCCCGGCGGGCCGGGCAAGCTGTCAGCGGTTTTGTGAAGGTGCGTGAATGGATGGCCCAGCACCGTGTTGGTGCCATTGTCCACGCACTGGATGGAAGCCGGGAAGAGCGTGATCGCCTGCTTTCGGGTGGGCGGGATATTCCCGTGATAGAGACGTTGACGTCCGTTGAACTCGCCAGGATTTTCGGGCGTGAGCGGGTAGTGAATGTGGCGCTGGCGGCCGGCGGGCTGGCCACGCGTCTGTGTAATGAAAACAAGCGTTTCGCGGGAGTGTCGCAAGACAGCTCCCGTGTCCTGCCGGACCTCTCCGGCGGACGGGTGTGA
- the infB gene encoding translation initiation factor IF-2, with translation MSEGKDQDQGKGRLSLRPAGRSEVGRTVDAGSVRQSFSHGRSKVVQVEVRKKRGPGTPGAGGRSGGSRAGVGRTLTAAELAMRQRVLEEQKKEAELAVQREAERREAEKIRILSAAEEARRKEEEDKRAAEEAQAQQAAAEEEQRKSRIDAIKPIETRDPVVSAVPIPGEVTLAPPVGRLRPLAERAIMPARPLRPAATPAAPASRAADGAAGAERDSAAAQTLRLRSGRAAEGEDEPRRGPSRKAPPSGRKTGAGRKGEVSNGRRAGRIDVQAAIEGDDDKTRSLASVRRQRERERRQAELERLRSDQVKVVRDVILPETITVQELANRMAARQGEVIKALMKMGVMATVTQSIDADTAELVVEEFGHRVRRVSESDVELGIEGVEDTADDLQPRPPVVTVMGHVDHGKTSLLDALRTTDVAAGEAGGITQHIGAYQVTLASGARITFLDTPGHEAFTAMRARGASITDVVVLVVAADDGVMPQTVEAIKHAKAARVPMIVAINKIDKPGAKPDRVRQELLQHEIVVESMGGDVQDIEVSALKREGLDKLEEGILLQAEILELRANPERPGEGAVIESRLDRGRGSVASVLVQKGSLRRGDIVVAGAEWGRVRALVDDHGRQVDVAGPSTPVEVLGLSGVPAAGAPFVVVENENRAREISEFRQRKLKEHQVAGQVAARGTLDQMLARIQAGDQKEVSVLVKADVQGSAEAIQTTVLKLANEEVGVRVLNASVGQITESDVQLAKASDAVIIAFNVRATVQARQLAQREGVDIRYYSIIYQVADDVEALVRGKQAPKHREKFLGYAEIRKVFEISKIGKVAGSYITEGVVKRGCGVRLLRDGVVIHEGDLSQLKRFKDDVKEVARGYECGLSFAGYNDLREGDVVECFESELVPA, from the coding sequence ATGAGCGAAGGCAAGGATCAGGATCAGGGTAAAGGGCGTCTGTCCCTTCGTCCGGCAGGGCGTTCGGAGGTAGGGCGGACGGTTGATGCCGGGTCCGTGCGGCAGAGTTTCAGTCATGGCCGCTCCAAGGTTGTGCAGGTGGAGGTCCGCAAAAAGCGTGGCCCCGGCACACCTGGTGCGGGTGGCCGTTCAGGCGGGTCACGCGCAGGCGTGGGCCGTACCCTGACAGCAGCCGAACTGGCCATGCGCCAGCGCGTGCTGGAAGAGCAGAAAAAAGAAGCCGAACTGGCTGTCCAGCGCGAAGCTGAACGGCGCGAGGCAGAAAAAATCCGTATTCTTTCCGCGGCTGAAGAAGCCCGCCGGAAGGAAGAGGAAGACAAGCGCGCAGCCGAAGAAGCTCAGGCCCAGCAGGCCGCCGCCGAGGAAGAACAGCGCAAAAGCCGTATCGACGCCATCAAGCCGATCGAAACCCGCGACCCTGTTGTGTCCGCGGTGCCGATCCCTGGCGAAGTGACGCTTGCACCCCCGGTAGGCCGTCTGCGCCCGCTGGCGGAACGCGCAATCATGCCCGCTCGGCCCCTGCGCCCTGCGGCAACCCCTGCCGCCCCGGCCAGCCGTGCGGCTGACGGTGCAGCCGGTGCCGAGCGCGACAGCGCCGCCGCCCAGACCCTGCGCCTGCGCAGTGGCCGTGCAGCGGAAGGCGAGGACGAACCACGCCGTGGCCCCTCCCGCAAGGCTCCGCCCAGCGGGCGCAAGACCGGCGCAGGCCGTAAGGGCGAGGTCAGCAATGGCCGTCGCGCTGGCCGTATTGACGTGCAGGCCGCGATCGAAGGGGACGACGACAAGACCCGTTCGCTGGCGTCTGTCCGCCGTCAGCGCGAGCGTGAACGCCGCCAGGCCGAGTTGGAGCGCCTGCGTTCCGACCAGGTCAAGGTCGTGCGTGACGTTATCCTGCCCGAAACCATTACCGTGCAGGAACTGGCCAACCGTATGGCCGCCCGTCAGGGTGAGGTTATCAAAGCCCTGATGAAAATGGGCGTGATGGCCACGGTCACGCAGTCGATTGATGCTGACACCGCCGAACTGGTGGTGGAGGAATTCGGCCACCGTGTCCGCCGTGTGTCGGAATCGGATGTGGAACTGGGGATCGAAGGCGTGGAAGACACGGCCGACGACCTGCAGCCCCGTCCGCCTGTGGTGACGGTCATGGGCCATGTTGACCATGGCAAGACCTCCCTGCTTGACGCCCTGCGCACGACCGATGTGGCCGCGGGTGAAGCCGGTGGCATTACCCAGCATATCGGTGCCTACCAGGTTACTCTGGCGTCTGGTGCACGCATCACCTTCCTCGACACCCCCGGTCATGAGGCGTTTACCGCCATGCGTGCCCGTGGTGCCTCCATCACCGACGTGGTGGTGCTGGTTGTCGCGGCAGATGACGGCGTGATGCCGCAGACGGTTGAAGCCATCAAACATGCCAAGGCCGCTCGCGTGCCTATGATTGTGGCCATCAACAAGATCGACAAGCCGGGTGCCAAGCCCGACCGCGTCCGTCAGGAACTGCTGCAGCACGAAATCGTGGTCGAATCCATGGGTGGTGACGTCCAGGATATCGAAGTGTCGGCCCTCAAGCGCGAAGGTCTGGATAAGCTGGAGGAGGGTATCCTCCTGCAGGCTGAAATTCTGGAACTGCGCGCCAATCCGGAACGTCCGGGTGAAGGTGCGGTGATCGAAAGCCGCCTTGACCGTGGCCGTGGGTCGGTTGCGTCCGTTCTGGTGCAGAAGGGTTCGCTCCGCCGTGGGGACATCGTGGTGGCTGGCGCCGAATGGGGCCGTGTCCGCGCTCTGGTGGACGATCATGGCCGCCAGGTTGATGTTGCTGGCCCGTCCACCCCGGTGGAAGTGCTGGGTCTGTCGGGTGTTCCGGCGGCTGGTGCCCCCTTCGTGGTGGTCGAAAACGAAAACCGCGCCCGCGAGATTTCCGAGTTCCGTCAGCGCAAGCTCAAGGAACATCAGGTCGCAGGGCAGGTTGCCGCTCGTGGCACGCTCGACCAGATGCTCGCCCGTATCCAGGCCGGGGACCAGAAAGAGGTTTCCGTACTGGTCAAGGCGGACGTGCAGGGTTCGGCCGAAGCCATCCAGACCACCGTGCTCAAGCTGGCTAACGAGGAAGTGGGCGTGCGCGTCCTCAACGCCTCTGTCGGCCAGATCACGGAAAGTGATGTGCAGCTTGCCAAGGCGTCGGATGCGGTCATCATCGCGTTCAACGTCCGCGCAACGGTGCAGGCCCGCCAGCTTGCCCAGCGTGAAGGCGTGGATATCCGCTACTACTCCATCATCTATCAGGTGGCGGACGACGTGGAGGCTCTGGTCCGCGGCAAGCAGGCTCCCAAGCACCGCGAGAAGTTCCTTGGCTATGCCGAAATCCGCAAGGTTTTCGAAATCAGCAAGATCGGCAAGGTGGCTGGGTCTTACATCACAGAAGGCGTGGTCAAGCGCGGCTGTGGCGTGCGTCTGCTGCGTGATGGCGTTGTGATCCACGAAGGTGATCTCAGCCAGCTCAAGCGCTTCAAGGACGATGTCAAGGAAGTCGCCCGTGGCTATGAGTGCGGTCTCTCCTTCGCAGGCTACAATGACCTGCGCGAGGGTGACGTGGTCGAATGCTTCGAAAGCGAGCTGGTTCCGGCATGA
- the rbfA gene encoding 30S ribosome-binding factor RbfA — MSRRNRASGKVEGPAGYSAGLSTSGPSQRQLRVGEEVRRVLAEVFGRTEFRDPALVDAAITVTEVRLAPDFRHATVFVSRLGRSDVDVLLPALKRVAPWLRTQLAHTLRLRTVPELHFQPDTALDTAMHVDTLLRLPEVQRDLGKDTDTTTDE; from the coding sequence ATGAGCCGTCGGAACAGAGCATCGGGTAAAGTAGAGGGGCCAGCGGGTTATAGCGCTGGCCTTTCAACTTCCGGCCCGTCGCAGCGCCAGCTCCGTGTTGGTGAAGAAGTGCGCCGTGTGCTGGCCGAAGTGTTTGGCCGCACGGAATTCCGCGATCCTGCTCTGGTAGATGCCGCCATTACGGTTACGGAAGTCCGCCTTGCGCCCGACTTCCGGCACGCGACGGTGTTTGTCAGCCGTCTGGGCCGGAGCGATGTGGATGTACTGCTGCCAGCCCTCAAGCGGGTTGCCCCGTGGCTGCGTACCCAGCTTGCCCATACCTTGCGCCTGCGTACCGTGCCGGAACTGCACTTTCAGCCCGATACGGCGCTGGATACGGCCATGCATGTTGATACATTGCTGCGCCTGCCTGAAGTCCAGCGCGATCTGGGCAAGGACACCGACACAACGACTGACGAGTAA